Genomic window (Dehalobacter sp. 12DCB1):
AACACTCACGGTAAAGATATTAATCGGGATCTCAAATGAAAAAATGCTTAACATCAAGTCCACGATCCATAAACCGACAATTCCGCCAAGGATGTGAATGAAGAGCTTAATCAGTTTATTGGGCTTTCTTAATGAGGCTACGGTGACTAATATTAATAGAACAATAAATAACCCTAAAAAAACGAACGTCATGACAATGATTCCTCCCGCCGTATATCCTGTTATCAGGCTATGCCGACAGTGGACAAGATAGAACCAAAATATAGAAGGGAGTGTCCCAAATTCAGATACTCCCACAATAATCAATACAATCTAAAAAATACGGACTAACATCAAAATTACAGCTGACGCCTGCCTTCGAGTGCTCGGGCGATAGTGACTTCATCCGCGTATTCCAAATCTCCGCCTACCGGCAGGCCATGCGCGATCCTCGTCACTATAATCTCGAGGGGTTTTAGGAGCTTCGAAATATACAATGAGGTGGCTTCGCCTTCAACCGTTGGATTCACTGCCAGTACAACTTCCCGGACCTCTCCCAGCCGATGAAATAACGAAGATAGATTAAGCTGCTCCGGCCCGATCCCTTCCATTGGCGACAGTACGCCGTGTAAAACATGATAAAGCCCTTTATATTCGCCGGTCTTCTCTAGAGCAATCACATCACGGGGCTGTTCTACGACACAAAGAAGCGTTCTGTCTCTGCGCTCCCCTGAGCAAATTTTACATGGATCAATATCGGTATAATTCCCGCAAACCGTGCATTGTTTGATATCCTGTAACGCTTTCGTCACTGCCTGCGCTAGATCACCGGCTTGGTCCGGATGCCTCAAAAGATAAAAAGCAAGACGCCCTGCAGTCTTCGGCCCAACCCCAGGCAAGCGGGAAAATGCCGTAATCAAATCGGATACTGGCTGAGGGTAATATAGATAATCCATAAAATGTGTACTCCCCAGAATTTTTCTAATCGCTTGTCAACCCTAAACTGATTAGATTTAGCGTTAAATGATATCTGTAATTTAGAATAATCCGGGAATATTGAATCCTCCGGTTGCTTTGGACATACCATTCTCGACCATCGCCTGGGCGTTCCTGAGTCCCTGGTTAACTGCAGCTTTAATCATGTCCTCGAGCAGTTCAGCGTCATCCGGATCAATCGCTTCCGGCTTTATCTTGAGTTCCAAAACTTCCATTTTACCGCTGACAACGACTTCCACCATGCCACCGCCCGAAGATGCCTGAATACTTTGACTTTCCAGTTCTTCCTTCGCTTTCATCATATTCTCCTGCATCTTCTGCGCCTGTTTCAGCATCTGATTCATATTGCCCATGCCGCCGCCTTGTTTAAATCCCATGAATAACACTCTCCTTATATTTGACTATTCTTTTTTGCTATTGCTTGATCCTTTTTCTAACATTCATTTGCTCGCTTATGGCTCGCTTAAAGCTTCTATCATCTATATTACTTTTCTTTTCGTACCTGCACAAGCTGATCTCCAAATAATTCGCGGGCCTTTTGGACTAAATAGTCGTCTTCAGCCGGTTTTGTCCGGTCCGTTACTTTTTTTTTTGACTCCGAAGAATCCGCAGCTTCAGCTGGCAGAGCCTGAACCTCACTTTCAATAAGATTGTTCAGGCTGAGTTTTTTACCAAATGTTTGCAGAAGCACTTCTTCCACAACATTTTTATTTTCTACCTGATTGAATTTGTCCCGGTGGAAAGAATAACCGTCTTTAAAAACCAGATAGACCTGATCATTTTTTACGGCAAGCGGTTTTCCCTCCAACAGGAAAGCATGTGTAGATCTTTTCTGCTTACGGACTTCCTCAAGTATTCCCGACCATTTATCCTGGACCGTCTGGATGTTAATATTGCCTTGTTCAGCAGGTAAGACTTCAGTTATCTTCTGGTCCTGTCTGCTGGTTTCAACTGCCTTCGTTGAAGCCTCATCCTTGCTTTCAGTCGGATGATTACCGGTCGCCTGCACACTCTTTTGCGGCTGTTTGATGTGCGTTTTTTTAGGCTGATTTTCAGTTATATCATTTGAACCACCCGCTGTATTTGTTCCAAAAATGGTCTGCACCAAAATCATTTCCGCTGCCAGACGGGCATTGGTCGCGTAACGCAATTCCCCTTCACCCTTCATAAGGACATTGATCCAGCACAGGAGCCGGTTCAGACCGATTGTCTGACTCTGTACGACAAGCCGCCGGGTCATTTCAGGTGCCATCAAAGGTTCCTGACCACCCGCCAGATATAACAGTGCCTGCCGCAGATAGTCCAACAGTTCACGGATGATTTGCCGGGGATCCCTGCCCAGAGAAATTCCTTCTCCAAGCTTAATCAGGGTCAAAGCATAATCTTGATTCAGCAGGGAATCCGTCAGATCTGCACTGAAAGTTTCCCCAACCATGCCAATCACCTGATAAACATGCTCCGTCCCAATCGGATCATCCTGCAACAGACACTGGTCCAGGATGCTTAATGCATCGCGCAAACCACCTTCGGCCTTAGCCGCGATAACCTGCAGTGCTTTGGTCTCGATATCCCGCCCCAAAGCCTGACATACCTCCTGTAGTCTCATCGCAATGCCTTCCGCGGAGATGCGGTGGAACTCAAATCTCTGCACTCTGGATAAAATCGTCAGTGGCACTTTATGCGCCTCCGTCGTTGCCAAGACAAAGACAACATTGACCGGTGGCTCCTCCAATGTTTTGAGCAAAGCATTAAAAGCCTCAGGTGTAAGCATATGGACTTCATCAATAATATACACTTTATATTTGCCGCCGGACGACGCAAGCTTTACTTTCTCTCTTAAATCCCGGATTTCATCAATGCCCCTGTTGGAAGCGGCATCAATTTCCAGAACATCCATCGCATTTCCCTGGTCAATATCCAGACACGATGCACACCGGCTGCACGGTTCAGCGCCATCCCGGTCGGAGCAGTTCAGTGCTTTCGCCAAAATCTTCGCTGCCGAAGTCTTTCCTGTACCCCGGGGTCCGCTGAACATATAAGCATGTGCAACCTTATTCTGGTTCAGTGCATTAGTTAAGGTTATTTTGACATGTTCCTGGCCCACTATCTCACTGAATTTTTTCGGCCGCCATTCTCGATAAAGCGCAAGATATGCCATGTTATCACCCGTCACTTCCTAAATTCATAAAGAATACTTGGCTGGCGCCAAGCCGTTGGCGGAAGCCTTAGTTGCACTTAAATTTTCTGATACACCAAAAAAGATGGTCTCCAAAAACCACCTTATATAAATAAAGACCGTGCACCTTTGATCGAACCATAGCCTCCGGACGTTAACCCTGCTCGAATGCTCATTCCCGGTGACCTCGCGGCACACAGAACTAACTCCTTAGTGCTGCTTCCGTCAGGATCTGACACGGTTCAAAGCGTTCCGTTGCGCAAGACCAGAAACTCATCACATCCAGACATGGACTGCTCCGACAACCAGATCCTCATCAAAGGAATTAAACCCCGCTATAGCGGATTGCGGGTTACAAGGAACCGCTAACTCCCCGTCTAGCACGGACAAACCTTATTATACCATGAAAAAGAAAGCAAATAAATAAAAAGCCTTAAAATGTCAAGGCTTTGGATAATATCAATGGCGGAGAGAGTGGGATTCGAACCCACGACACAGTTCATCACCATGTACCCGCTTTCCAGGCGAGCGCCTTCGACCAACTCAGCCATCTCTCCAGGTCTGAAACAGTCAATTAATTCGTCAAAATCAATTTTCGCAAAAGATTTAACAAAGTCGCAAATGTTATTATACTGGCTCGGACTGCGAACGTCAACACTAATTCAATATTAATGTTCCTATAGTTTTTGCCCGTTGTGCTCATCAGCCAAATTTACTTTCAGTTCTGTCAAATTAGCTGAATCTGCTTCCTACTCTGCATTGCTTAACGGTTCAACGGCTCCAAAAATAAACATATCCATGAATTCCAGAGCGACTTGTTCAAAAGACATTCCGCTCTTTACGATAAATTCCGGACTAAGAATCTCTGACATTGCTGTTAGGAGCGAAGTCTTAAAAATCCTGGAATCTACCCGTAAACGCAGCTTGCTGCTGACTAGAAGGTGCTCAATCAACCTGTCAATCTTTTTCTGGCGGATCTGGTCAATTTTTTGCCAGAGCATCGGATAATGATTGCTTAAATCAGTCAAAAACTGAGGATTAATCAGATAAGAAATATTTTGAAGAATCCCGGCAATCATCGTGTTGATATCTTTTGCAGTGTCAGAAAGTCTCATATTTCTGGCAAGGATTTCGTCCGTAACCTTTTGGATCGTTGCTTCAAACAAGTCTTCTTTGCTGACAAAATGACGATAAATCGTCCTTTTGCTTACTCCGGCCACTTTAGCCAGTTCTTCCATAGAAAGACGAGAAAAACCCAGCGCATTTTTTATGGCTAGCTGTTCACAAGCTAGAATAATTTTTTCCCTGGTATTCACGATGATTACTCCCTTTAATCTAATTTCATGCTTAAATTGTACAGCTAAAATTTTAGGTAAATAATCAGACGATTTTCTTCTTAAACTTCAGAATACTGATCGTAAGAAACAACACTGAAAATAAAATCAGGCAAATGACCTGGCTGACCAGGTAGGAGAAACCAATTCCTTTCAGAACAATTCCTCTGATAATGTCCAGGTAATATGTCAGCGGAATCACATCACTAAGATAGTAAATGATCCTGGGCATGGCGTCTCGCGGGAAAAGAAAACCCGAAAGCATAATACTCGGAAGCATGATAAAAAAGGACATCTGGAAAGCCTGCATTTGATTTCTGGCGATATTGGATATCATA
Coding sequences:
- a CDS encoding pro-sigmaK processing inhibitor BofA family protein, whose product is MTFVFLGLFIVLLILVTVASLRKPNKLIKLFIHILGGIVGLWIVDLMLSIFSFEIPINIFTVSVVAILGFPGVIVLAVLQLIGI
- the recR gene encoding recombination mediator RecR, whose protein sequence is MDYLYYPQPVSDLITAFSRLPGVGPKTAGRLAFYLLRHPDQAGDLAQAVTKALQDIKQCTVCGNYTDIDPCKICSGERRDRTLLCVVEQPRDVIALEKTGEYKGLYHVLHGVLSPMEGIGPEQLNLSSLFHRLGEVREVVLAVNPTVEGEATSLYISKLLKPLEIIVTRIAHGLPVGGDLEYADEVTIARALEGRRQL
- a CDS encoding YbaB/EbfC family nucleoid-associated protein — encoded protein: MGFKQGGGMGNMNQMLKQAQKMQENMMKAKEELESQSIQASSGGGMVEVVVSGKMEVLELKIKPEAIDPDDAELLEDMIKAAVNQGLRNAQAMVENGMSKATGGFNIPGLF
- the dnaX gene encoding DNA polymerase III subunit gamma/tau, producing the protein MAYLALYREWRPKKFSEIVGQEHVKITLTNALNQNKVAHAYMFSGPRGTGKTSAAKILAKALNCSDRDGAEPCSRCASCLDIDQGNAMDVLEIDAASNRGIDEIRDLREKVKLASSGGKYKVYIIDEVHMLTPEAFNALLKTLEEPPVNVVFVLATTEAHKVPLTILSRVQRFEFHRISAEGIAMRLQEVCQALGRDIETKALQVIAAKAEGGLRDALSILDQCLLQDDPIGTEHVYQVIGMVGETFSADLTDSLLNQDYALTLIKLGEGISLGRDPRQIIRELLDYLRQALLYLAGGQEPLMAPEMTRRLVVQSQTIGLNRLLCWINVLMKGEGELRYATNARLAAEMILVQTIFGTNTAGGSNDITENQPKKTHIKQPQKSVQATGNHPTESKDEASTKAVETSRQDQKITEVLPAEQGNINIQTVQDKWSGILEEVRKQKRSTHAFLLEGKPLAVKNDQVYLVFKDGYSFHRDKFNQVENKNVVEEVLLQTFGKKLSLNNLIESEVQALPAEAADSSESKKKVTDRTKPAEDDYLVQKARELFGDQLVQVRKEK
- a CDS encoding TetR/AcrR family transcriptional regulator, encoding MNTREKIILACEQLAIKNALGFSRLSMEELAKVAGVSKRTIYRHFVSKEDLFEATIQKVTDEILARNMRLSDTAKDINTMIAGILQNISYLINPQFLTDLSNHYPMLWQKIDQIRQKKIDRLIEHLLVSSKLRLRVDSRIFKTSLLTAMSEILSPEFIVKSGMSFEQVALEFMDMFIFGAVEPLSNAE